The genomic window ACTGCATCAAAGCCTTTACGGACTTTTCCACTGGAAGAAATAATATGAAGCTCTCTTCGTAAGCTGATTTTATCGAACAGTAATGGATGGCCGTTTCTTTCATATTCCTGTAATGAAACCCAGCTAATTTTTTGAAAAAAATCAATTTTTTCAAAAAATCGTTTAGATTCCTTGCATAAACTGCATGTTTCATCGTATAATGCAATCGTTTTCACCTAACACCACCCCCATCATATAATTATATGTTAGTTTAACATATTTTATCTCTATAAAATTGGTGTGGTACATAACGAGCTTCTGCATTAATCGAAGTTATTATTGTTCAAACAGAGAAAAATATTTAATGAAAAAAACCACAATTAGTATAGATTAATCATCCAAATGTGTTATACTATTCGTAAATTGAAATGTCTTTCATAAATTTAATGTAAAAGGAAGGTATTCTTCAGATGAACTCTGTTAGCATTCCGAATAAATTAACTGAATTATTAAAGGGAAATAATATTCAAGTACAATTATCTGTTCCGCAGCTTGTGGAAAAGGTATTAAATCGTAAAGAAGGTTCACTCACTTCGACTGGTGCAGTTTGTGCAACTACCGGAAAATATACAGGACGTTCCCCTAAAGATAAATATATTGTTGAAGAAGCTTCTTCGAAAGATAAAGTGGATTGGGGAAATGTCAATCAGCCAATTTCAGAAGAGGCATTTTCTAGCCTATATGATAAGGTAATAACCTATTTAAAAGAGAAAGATGAAGTTTTTGTATTTAAAGGATTCGCCGGTGCTGACAAAAAACATCGCCTTCCCATTCAAGTTATTAATGAATATGCTTGGCATAATTTATTTGCTCATCAGCTTTTCATTCGCCCAACAGATGAGGATTTATTAGATCATCAGGCAGAATTCACAGTTATTTCCGCTCCAAATTTTAAGGCGGACCCAGCTGTAGATGGCACAAATTCTGAAACATTCATTATTGTTTCCTTCGAACGCCGTACCGTATTAATTGGCGGAACAGAATATGCTGGCGAAATTAAAAAGTCTATATTCTCTGTTATGAACTATTTATTGCCAGAAAACGGAATATTACCAATGCACTGCTCTGCAAACGTTGGTCTAGAAGGAGATGTAGCACTATTCTTCGGACTTTCAGGAACTGGTAAAACAACATTATCTGCTGACCCTAATCGCCGTCTTATCGGTGATGACGAGCACGGGTGGTCTCCTAATGGCGTATTCAATATTGAAGGTGGATGCTATGCAAAAACCATTGGGTTAACTCGCGAGAAAGAACCGCAAATTTTTGATGCAATCCGTTTCGGTTCTGTGCTTGAAAATGTTGTAATTAACAGCGAATCTCGTGTTGCTGATTATGATGACAACACCCTAACTGAAAATACTCGTGCTGCATACCCGCTGCAAGCAATCGATAATATCGTTGACCCGAGCATTGCTGGTCATCCGAATACAATTGTATTTTTAACAGCTGATGCATTTGGCGTATTGCCTCCAATCGCTAAATTATCAAAAGAGCAAGCGATGTACCACTTCCTAAGCGGATATACGTCAAAGCTTGCTGGTACAGAGCGCGGAATTACTTCACCACAAGCAACATTCTCAACATGCTTTGGTTCACCATTCCTTCCGCTTCCTGCAACAGAGTATGCTGAAATGCTTGGCAAGAAAATTGATGAGCATAATGCAAAAGTATTCCTTGTAAATACCGGCTGGACTGGCGGCGAATATGGCGTTGGTAACCGTATGAAGCTTGCTTACACTCGTGCTATGGTACAATCCGCTCTAGAAGGCGAATTAAATAATGTAGAGACGATTAAAGACGAAATCTTCGGTCTTGAAATTCCTTTACATGTTCCAGGTGTTCCTGATGAAGTTCTTCAGCCAAGCAAAACATGGGCTGACCAAGCAGCTTACGATGAAAAAGCAAAGGAATTAGCTTCTAAATTCCGTGAAAACTTCAAAAAATTCTCAAACGTTTCTGCTGAAATCGAAGAACAGGGCGGACCAATTGCTTAATATAGTATAAAAATTAGGGTGTCCCGAGTGGACACCCTTTTTATCGCAAATTAACGGGCGGTAAGACCCCCACTTTTTGAAGTTTCACTTATATTAAGACCTTTCTTGCTGGCTTTTCATCCAATTTGTTAAATCCCTTACAACTCTCCGATTTACAGCTGGTGGAAAAAAATGTGTAAACTCTCGAAAATACCAGCTTTCTACTTCCTTTCCTAATGATCTTAATCTTTTCTCAAGCCTGTAAGCATGTTCAACGGAGACATTATGATCCTGTTCACCGTGAATGATTAATGTCGGGGTCTCAAGCTTTTCCAATTGAAAAAGCGGTGTCCGGGATTCATATCTTTCCGGAAATTTCGTTGGGGTTCCACCAATAACCCTTTTCATCATTCTCCGCAAGTCCTCTCTCTCCACATAGGTTAGGAACATATCACTAACTCCACCCCAGGTAACAAGCGATTTTGTCTCTGGAAATTGAATGGCCGTTAATAAAGCCATAACGCCTCCTCTTGAAAAGCCAAAAATATGTATGTCCTTAATACGCGGATGGGATTGCAATAGTTTGAAAGCTGAAAAGGCGTCCTCTCGATCTTCACCAGCAAAATCTTCATTACCCTCCCCTCCATGGTTCCCTCGATAAAATGGAGCAAAGACAATAAACCCTTCCGAGGCAAACTGAACAATTCGACCAGGACGTACCTGTCCAACACTTTTTATGCCCCCACGCAAATATAGAAACCCATCATAAATACCTTCATCCTTCGGTTCTGCAAGCAGGCCTTTAACTTTCAGTTTTCCTGATAAATAAGTGATAATGGATAATTCAATTTTCGGATGTGGGGAAGGAAATTTCTGTTTACTTATCATGTGGCTCAACTCCTTTAATTATAAGATTTCTATGCTATTCTACCTCGGAAATTTTGAAATGACCGATATATTCAAAATCTGACCGATATTTGGACATAAGTGGCCGATATATTTGAAATCTGACCGATATCTAGTCAAAAGTGACCGATAAACGAAAAGGGCAAATCGAAACAACCAACTAATTTTTCGCAGCTTTCACCCAATAAATTTTTCATATAGGCATTCACACATTTTTTGCACACTCATACGATAATGTAGGCTTAAAAGCTTATAATTTTCCTATTTCGGGAGGTCCTATCTATGAAAAAGTGGCTAAAAATTAGTTTTTCACTTCTGATCATTTCCATTCTAATTATACCATTGGCAGCATGCGGAAAGGATGAAGTTCAAAATGTTCGGATCGGTGAAGTAACTCGTTCCATTTTCTATGCACCACAATATGTAGCAATTGAAAAAGGTTTTTTTGAGGAAGAAGGGCTAAATGTTACGCTTACAACGACAGCTGGCGGGGATAAAACGATGACCGCTCTTCTATCAGACAGCATTGATGTGGCTCTTGTCGGATCAGAGACATCGATTTACGTTTCTGCTCAAGGCTCCAATGATCCAGTCATAAACTTCGCACAGCTCACGCAGACAGATGGAACATTTCTAGTATCGCGAAACAAGATTGAGAACTTTTCATGGGATATGTTAAAGGGAACGACCTTCCTAGGTCAGCGTAAAGGCGGTATGCCGCAAATGGCTGGGGAATTTGTTTTGAAAAAGCATGGTATTGATCCTCATCAAGATTTAGATTTGATTCAAAATGTGGATTTCGCTAATATTGCTCCTACTTTTGCTTCCGGTACAGGTGAATTTGTCCAGCTTTTCGAACCAACAGCAAGCGTGTTTGAAAAAGAAGGAAAAGGTTATATTGTCGCCTCTTTCGGAACAGAGTCTGGGCACATTCCATATACTACTTTCATGACAAAACAGAGCTACATTAACGATAATAAAGAAACTGTTGAGAAATTTACTAGAGCGGTTTATAAGGCCCAGCAATGGGTGGATACGCACAGCGCCAAGGAAACGGCTGAGGTTATTAAAGGCTTCTTCGATAACACAGAGATCGATATTATTGAAATGGTTGTCGAGCGCTATAAGAGCCAGGGCTCCTATGCAACCGACCCAATCTTAGATAATAAAGAATGGGATAACTTGCAAAACATTATGGAAGAGGCTGGCGAGCTGCCTAAACGAGTAGATTACAATAATCTTGTAAACACGGAAATTGCAGAAGGTGTCATGAAAAAATAGGTAAAAATAAATGGAGGGCTTGTATGGATTTCTTAAACGTTCATGGTATACAACATACGTATTTCACGAAAAACTCCGCCACAACAGCCCTCTCCGATGTTTCGCTTACTGTCGGGGAGGGAGAATTTGTTTCCTTTCTAGGTCCAAGCGGATGCGGAAAAACAACCTTGCTTTCGATTATTGCAGGCCTGCTAAAGCCAACAGAAGGTTCTGTCATTCTTGAAGGCAAAAAGGTTGAAACGACAGGCCAGAGCATTGGCTATATGCTTCAACAGGATTATCTTTTTCCATGGAAGTCGATTGAAGAAAATATTTTGCTTGGTTTAAAGATCAGTAATCAGCTTGATGCCACCAAAAAAGCGTATGCTTTATCCTTACTTGAACAGATGGGGCTTAGAGGTGTAGAAAATCAATATCCAAAGCAGCTGTCAGGAGGAATGAGACAAAGGGTTGCACTTGTCAGAACTTTAGCAACTGAACCTAAGCTTCTCATGCTTGACGAACCCTTTTCCGCTTTAGATTATCAAACAAAATTAAAGCTTGAGGACCTTGTCTCGAATACGCTTAAATTTTTCGGAAAAACAGCCATTCTGGTCACACATGACATAGGGGAAGCCATCTCTATGAGTGATCGAATTTTCCTTTTTTCCTCAAGACCGGGAAAGCTTCACAAAGTCTTTACAATGCCTAAAGGACTTCGAGATGAGACCCCATTCAACGCACGCAACCATGAAACTTATTCAAGTATTTTTCAAACTGTTTGGAAGGAGCTGGAGTCCCTTGAGCCTGCAGACAAACGTTGATCTCCTTCACGAAAAGTATCTGAAATCATTGAAACGCGAAAAGAAATGGGTCCGTTTTTACCAGCTCATTATTTTTATTGTCTTTTTCTCTGGATGGGAGCTTGCCAGTCAAAAACAGTGGGTGGACCCATTAATATTTAGTTCCCCCTCAAAAGTATGGGGCTTGCTCCTGGCCAAAATTCAGGACGGAACATTATTCATCGATTTAAGCTATACATTATCCGAAACAATATTTGGTTTCATCCTTGGTACCTTAATTGGAACACTTCTTGCTGCTTTGCTGTGGTGGTCTCCTATGCTTTCCAAAATACTTGACCCGTATTTAGTCATTCTCAATTCCATGCCAAAAGTGGCCCTTGGTCCAATACTAATCGTTGCTTTGGGTCCTGGCTTCACGTCAATTGTCGCTATGGGTGCGATCATTTCCATCATCATCACAACCATTGTTGTATATACTGCGTTTAAAGAAGTAGACCCTAACTATATAAAGGTTTTGCAAACGTTTGGTGCCACAAGGCTCCAGGTTTTTAAAGAATCGATTTTGCCCGCATCCTTCCCTGTCATTATTTCAACCTTGAAAGTCAACGTTGGCTTATCCTGGGTTGGTGTCATTGTCGGAGAATTCCTCGTCTCCTCTAAAGGTCTTGGCTATATGATTATCTATGGATTCCAAGTATTCAACTTCACTCTTGTAATGCTTTCTCTCCTTGTCATCGCTATCTTTGCAACCGTCATGTACCAGCTCGTTGAACTGCTGGAGAGAAAGTTAATAAAAAATGGCTCATAAGAAAAGCATATAAACGCTTCTCTTATGAGCTTTTCTTTCTTTTTATCAAATGACGTGTTTAAATTATAGTAATTCCGCTATCTTCAATATACTTTTCTCAATGACACGGTCCTTCATGATGAAGCTAAACTGAGGATTCCATCTTAATGTTACAAGATCCCCCTCAATCAATACAGGACCATCAGTTTCAAAATAATGTTCTTTGCTTTCCAATTTATCTATGGCTGCATAAAAAATAGCTTTTACGAATGAACTATCCTTGTCTGTAACTTCATATTCTCCGATAAATTGCAGTTTATTAATCGTTGCTCCCGTTTCTTCAAGTACTTCTCTTCTGGCAGCCTCCTCGAGAGATTCTCCCTGTTCCACTTTCCCCCCTGGAAACTCTAAGCCTCTTTTGGAGTGATTAGTTAGAAGCCAGTTATCACCCATTTTACAAATGACTAGAACATGTGCTGGCTGCTTATTAAATGTATGACGACCAAAGGAAAGCTTCACTGTTCCGCCATTCGCATCTGTAAAAATTTCCATATAATCCTCCTCTAATAAATTTCTATTTTTAAATTATATCTCGAATCTAGTTTCTGTTACTAATTTCATATACCTGTTGGATAATAATGTGAATAAAGTATGAATATTCATTTTATTGAAACCACTGGCGAAGTTTCCCGTATATAATAGGTGAATAACAAAAAGGGAGTGTCTATTTTGAAAAAATCATTGTCCATTTTTACGGGCTTTCTCCTGATTTTCATGCTTGCTGCATGTAATCAGACTGCTGAGCCTGTTAATGAACCTGCAAAAAACAACGAAACCCCTGCAGCTGCTGAAAAGCCATCCCAATTAACATTAGAAGAAGTTCTCGAAAAATCAACAGAAGCCTCTAATAATCTGGAAAGCTTCTCTGTAAAAATGAATCTCGATCAAGATATGACTTCTGACCAAGAGGAGATGAATATGCAAACTCAATCAGTGATTGAAATGGATGTTGTACAAGATCCAATGGCCTTCTATCAAAAAATGACAATGTCTTTAGGGGATACAGGAGAAGAATTTGAAACAGAAAGCTATTTTACTGAGGATGGCATGTTCTTTTTTGAACCGTCTGGGAAGCAATGGATGAAGTTTCCACAAGAGATGACAGATGTATTCCTGCAAATGTCAGGAAAGCAATCGAATCCTGGAGAAGAGCTTAAGAAATTACAGCAATTTGTAGAGGATTTTACTTTTGAGCAAGATTCAAAAAATTATATCTTAAATTTAAAAGCTTCCGGTGATAAATTTAATGATTTTATTAAAGAAACAGCTGCAGAAGCACTTCCTCCTGAAATGGCACAAGAGGATCTTATGAACAGCATGAATATTAACGCCGTAGAATATAAATTTCTTATCGATAAAGAATCATTTTTACCAGTTGCTCTCGATATGAATATGGAAATGGAATTGACAGTTGAAGACCAAACCATTATCATGAATCAAAAAATGAACGGCCAATATTCAAACCACAATAACGTAGATGCCATTACTGTACCTCAGGAAGTGATTGATTCAGCCGTTGAACTGGCGATGTAAACATAATTTTTGTCAGACCCAAGCACGTAAAGTGAAGGGTCTGACCTTTCAATTAAAAGCTTTGATCGTGAGTTTCATCTAAAATCCCCATGCTTTTAATATGGCTCTTTGCTTCTTCATCTCCTAGCTGATAAATCATTCCAAATACTTTTCTCATTGTCTCATCATAAGCATCATTTTCTTTATCATTATGATATTCTACGAAAGGAACATGAGCTCTGAAGAAGTTTTTCCATTCATTTGAATAATTGTAATCAAAGAACTCCCGCAATGAAATAATCTCCTCGTCTGTTGCCTCTATTTTAAAGTCCCAAGCCGAATCAGTTGCACTTTGTGTAATTTCGCCAGTACTAACCTTTATATAATACGTTTTCTTCATTTCATTCAATCTAGTCAACCCCTTATGATAAAATAGCGACCGGCTGGTGCCATACGCATATATTCATTCTTATCTTTTCCATATTCAATTTAAAAATAATGACGAAAAACATTATTCTTTGTAAAGTCACATATTATGTTAAAAAAAAAGGAACCTTAATGACAAATATAGAATATTTTTATCATCAAGATTATTCAATAAGTATAAAATATAAGAACTAACTGTCTCAAACATTTACATTGGGGGTGTCAAGATGAAAATCGTGGATGAACTGTATGAGCTTTATCGGCATAAGCTTACTGGAGATGAAGAAGATATTGATATGCTGACCTTTGCTTTTCTGGAGGAAATGAGCCGGGAAGATTTATTGAATATTATCCAAGAATTAAATAATCAGGAGCTATATGATTTGATGGGACTTTATTTAATTGAAAGCTTGAAAGGAAAATTTGCAAGTGAAGACTACAGACCACAGCGCAACCCAAATATTCAACATCGCAACATACACTGAAATATTTTTAATACATAATTCCACCAGGGAAATGAGAACGTTTTCATCAATAAAAACATTCACTTCTCAGCAAATTTAACGGCTTTCCTCCCTCCTTCCCATTGATTTTCATGTTAAACTAATTAAGAAGAGGGGGATTTTTTATGATTACTGTTTTAGCCATTTCGGTGATTATTGTTGCCATTGTTATTGTTTTGGCAGTTGTCACAACTTCTAAAGCTTATATGTTTAAGCATACTGTTGATTCTATAGATTCCATTCCCACTAACGATGACCAAAAGGAATTGGAAAATAAGTCAGATAAAGAAATTTCCTAGAAAATGAATCGTAATATAAAAAAGCTAAGAGTACACACATTGGCAGCGTACACTTAGCTTTTTGTTTATCATTACTTATGCAAAAACCTGTTTCAAGTCTTCCTTTGATTGTTGTAGCCAAAAACGCATTAATCGCTTAGCTCCTTCTAAATCATGCAGCTTTGCTTGGCCGCATTGCTTCTCATTGGCTGCAGGAATTTCAGTAATCTCTACCGCATCCTTCATCGTATCTTCAAGCAAGTCAATAATTTCCTCAATGGTCGGCTCTCCGCTTACAACTAAATAATACCCCGTCTGGCAGCCCATAGGGGAAATGTCAATAATATCAAAGTGATCATATTTCTCTGAATGCTTGCGAATATTAAACGCAAGAAGATGTTCCAAAGTATGGATAGCCTCTGGCTTCATCGCCTGTTTATTTGGCTGGCAAAATCGGATATCATATTTATTTACTACACCATCTGAACCGACCTTATGGACTCCACAGTGTCTAACAAATGGTGCTTTTACAGCATTATGATCCAATTCAAAGCTCTCTACTGAAGGCATCAATCATCACTCCTAATGTATTTCTTCCATTGTAACGCATATTCCGAGTATCTTCATCAACTTTATATTATATGCTGTTTGCCCGAGTGCTGACCCTTACTTTCGACTATTGCAAGATAATATGCTATCTTTTTATCAATAACTATGTAATAGAATGGATTGTTGTTCATGTTAAAAAAAATACTGCTTGGTC from Bacillus sp. DTU_2020_1000418_1_SI_GHA_SEK_038 includes these protein-coding regions:
- a CDS encoding DUF393 domain-containing protein, with protein sequence MKTIALYDETCSLCKESKRFFEKIDFFQKISWVSLQEYERNGHPLLFDKISLRRELHIISSSGKVRKGFDAVRYILLLSPPLNLLGLCLFLPGMSFAGNPIYKWIAKNRHKFLRKKCDNGSCSL
- a CDS encoding alpha/beta hydrolase family protein gives rise to the protein MISKQKFPSPHPKIELSIITYLSGKLKVKGLLAEPKDEGIYDGFLYLRGGIKSVGQVRPGRIVQFASEGFIVFAPFYRGNHGGEGNEDFAGEDREDAFSAFKLLQSHPRIKDIHIFGFSRGGVMALLTAIQFPETKSLVTWGGVSDMFLTYVEREDLRRMMKRVIGGTPTKFPERYESRTPLFQLEKLETPTLIIHGEQDHNVSVEHAYRLEKRLRSLGKEVESWYFREFTHFFPPAVNRRVVRDLTNWMKSQQERS
- a CDS encoding hydrolase — its product is MKKTYYIKVSTGEITQSATDSAWDFKIEATDEEIISLREFFDYNYSNEWKNFFRAHVPFVEYHNDKENDAYDETMRKVFGMIYQLGDEEAKSHIKSMGILDETHDQSF
- a CDS encoding ABC transporter ATP-binding protein translates to MDFLNVHGIQHTYFTKNSATTALSDVSLTVGEGEFVSFLGPSGCGKTTLLSIIAGLLKPTEGSVILEGKKVETTGQSIGYMLQQDYLFPWKSIEENILLGLKISNQLDATKKAYALSLLEQMGLRGVENQYPKQLSGGMRQRVALVRTLATEPKLLMLDEPFSALDYQTKLKLEDLVSNTLKFFGKTAILVTHDIGEAISMSDRIFLFSSRPGKLHKVFTMPKGLRDETPFNARNHETYSSIFQTVWKELESLEPADKR
- a CDS encoding ABC transporter permease gives rise to the protein MSLQTNVDLLHEKYLKSLKREKKWVRFYQLIIFIVFFSGWELASQKQWVDPLIFSSPSKVWGLLLAKIQDGTLFIDLSYTLSETIFGFILGTLIGTLLAALLWWSPMLSKILDPYLVILNSMPKVALGPILIVALGPGFTSIVAMGAIISIIITTIVVYTAFKEVDPNYIKVLQTFGATRLQVFKESILPASFPVIISTLKVNVGLSWVGVIVGEFLVSSKGLGYMIIYGFQVFNFTLVMLSLLVIAIFATVMYQLVELLERKLIKNGS
- a CDS encoding S-ribosylhomocysteine lyase; translation: MPSVESFELDHNAVKAPFVRHCGVHKVGSDGVVNKYDIRFCQPNKQAMKPEAIHTLEHLLAFNIRKHSEKYDHFDIIDISPMGCQTGYYLVVSGEPTIEEIIDLLEDTMKDAVEITEIPAANEKQCGQAKLHDLEGAKRLMRFWLQQSKEDLKQVFA
- a CDS encoding DUF6612 family protein; translated protein: MSILKKSLSIFTGFLLIFMLAACNQTAEPVNEPAKNNETPAAAEKPSQLTLEEVLEKSTEASNNLESFSVKMNLDQDMTSDQEEMNMQTQSVIEMDVVQDPMAFYQKMTMSLGDTGEEFETESYFTEDGMFFFEPSGKQWMKFPQEMTDVFLQMSGKQSNPGEELKKLQQFVEDFTFEQDSKNYILNLKASGDKFNDFIKETAAEALPPEMAQEDLMNSMNINAVEYKFLIDKESFLPVALDMNMEMELTVEDQTIIMNQKMNGQYSNHNNVDAITVPQEVIDSAVELAM
- a CDS encoding DUF6154 family protein; amino-acid sequence: MKIVDELYELYRHKLTGDEEDIDMLTFAFLEEMSREDLLNIIQELNNQELYDLMGLYLIESLKGKFASEDYRPQRNPNIQHRNIH
- a CDS encoding ABC transporter substrate-binding protein, whose translation is MKKWLKISFSLLIISILIIPLAACGKDEVQNVRIGEVTRSIFYAPQYVAIEKGFFEEEGLNVTLTTTAGGDKTMTALLSDSIDVALVGSETSIYVSAQGSNDPVINFAQLTQTDGTFLVSRNKIENFSWDMLKGTTFLGQRKGGMPQMAGEFVLKKHGIDPHQDLDLIQNVDFANIAPTFASGTGEFVQLFEPTASVFEKEGKGYIVASFGTESGHIPYTTFMTKQSYINDNKETVEKFTRAVYKAQQWVDTHSAKETAEVIKGFFDNTEIDIIEMVVERYKSQGSYATDPILDNKEWDNLQNIMEEAGELPKRVDYNNLVNTEIAEGVMKK
- the ytzI gene encoding YtzI protein, which translates into the protein MITVLAISVIIVAIVIVLAVVTTSKAYMFKHTVDSIDSIPTNDDQKELENKSDKEIS
- the pckA gene encoding phosphoenolpyruvate carboxykinase (ATP), which codes for MNSVSIPNKLTELLKGNNIQVQLSVPQLVEKVLNRKEGSLTSTGAVCATTGKYTGRSPKDKYIVEEASSKDKVDWGNVNQPISEEAFSSLYDKVITYLKEKDEVFVFKGFAGADKKHRLPIQVINEYAWHNLFAHQLFIRPTDEDLLDHQAEFTVISAPNFKADPAVDGTNSETFIIVSFERRTVLIGGTEYAGEIKKSIFSVMNYLLPENGILPMHCSANVGLEGDVALFFGLSGTGKTTLSADPNRRLIGDDEHGWSPNGVFNIEGGCYAKTIGLTREKEPQIFDAIRFGSVLENVVINSESRVADYDDNTLTENTRAAYPLQAIDNIVDPSIAGHPNTIVFLTADAFGVLPPIAKLSKEQAMYHFLSGYTSKLAGTERGITSPQATFSTCFGSPFLPLPATEYAEMLGKKIDEHNAKVFLVNTGWTGGEYGVGNRMKLAYTRAMVQSALEGELNNVETIKDEIFGLEIPLHVPGVPDEVLQPSKTWADQAAYDEKAKELASKFRENFKKFSNVSAEIEEQGGPIA
- the ytkD gene encoding RNA deprotection pyrophosphohydrolase, which gives rise to MEIFTDANGGTVKLSFGRHTFNKQPAHVLVICKMGDNWLLTNHSKRGLEFPGGKVEQGESLEEAARREVLEETGATINKLQFIGEYEVTDKDSSFVKAIFYAAIDKLESKEHYFETDGPVLIEGDLVTLRWNPQFSFIMKDRVIEKSILKIAELL